The following proteins are encoded in a genomic region of Nicotiana sylvestris chromosome 4, ASM39365v2, whole genome shotgun sequence:
- the LOC138890022 gene encoding uncharacterized mitochondrial protein AtMg00860-like, with amino-acid sequence MVSRRGIELDPSKIKAIQELPPPKDKTEVMNLLGKLNYISRFIAQLTTTCNPIFKLLKKNATVKWTDECQEAFDKIKRYLSNPPVLIPQEPGRPLFLYLTVLDSSFGCVLGQ; translated from the coding sequence ATGGTCAGTAGACGCGGTATTGAGTTGGATccatcgaagatcaaagccattcaagagttacCGCCGCCAAAGGACAAAACAGAGGTGATGAACCTACTTGGAaagttaaattacatcagcaggtttattgctcaactcacgacaacctGCAATCCCATCTTTAAGCTGCTGAAGAAGAATGCTACAGTCAAGTGGActgacgagtgtcaagaagcatttgataagattaagAGGTACCTGTCGAATCCACCTGTACTGATCCCACAAGAGCCTGGAAGACCTTTATTtctctatttgacagtcttggatagttcttttggctgtgtattgggtcaataA